From the genome of bacterium:
CGAAGCCTGGGATATTGCGGAAAAACTGCATCGTGAGAATCCGGATCAATATTTCTATACACAGCAATATTCCAACCTGAATAATACTCTTTGTCACTATCATCAGACTGCCATGGAGATCTGGGAGGATATGCAGGGGGATGTTGATGTCGTGGCGATCGGATTGGGGACATGCGGCACCATCATGGGAGTCGGAATGAGACTCAAAGAATTGAATCCGGCGATCAGGGTTGTAGCGCTTGAGCCGCAACGCTCCCATACTCAGCAGGGATTGCGAAACATGGAAGACAGCCGTGTTCCTGAACTGATGGATTGGAGCAAGATCGATGATAAGCTGGTGATCAACGACACGGACGCTTTTGAGTACGCGCGCCGGTTGGCAAGTGAAGAAGGAATCTTCGCAGGCATCTCCAGCGGTACAGCCCTCGCGGGCAGCATAGAAGTTGCGAAAAAGATGAGTCACGGGAAAATCGTCACGATTTTTCCCGACCGCGGCGAAAAATACTTCAGCACCCCACTGTTCCCTAGATAACTATTAAGTCTTTAACGCAGAGACGCGGAGACGCAGAGATAAAGTGAAAGAAATTATTTTTTCCTCTGCGTCTTTGCGTCTCTGCGCCTCTGCGTTAAAATTTAATCCTTTTCGACGGGTTGAGGTTGTAGATTAAGCCGCAACGTTTTGATTCTTGTTCCCGCCATTTCCTCAACCTGAATGACGCCGCCAGGAACTTCCAGCACATCCCCAACGCGTGGAATAGCTCCAAACTCCTGTAGCACGTAGCCGCCGATCGTATCTGCTTCATCCGACTTCAGCTCAAGCCGGAAGCGCTCATTGATCTCGTCCAATCTCACGCGCGCCCGTAACAGAACCTCGTTCTTACTGAGATGGACAATGTCTCGCACCGCAGGGTGATGTTCATCATAGAAATCTCCGATGATCTCTTCAATCACATCTTCCAGAGTCACCAATCCTGATGTGCCGCCGAACTCATCCACAACAATTACCATTTGAGTGTGCTTCTGCCTGAAGAATGTCAAAAGCTGAACTATCGGCATCAGTTCCGGCACAAAATGAGCTTCTTTGATTACCTGGCTTAGATTGAAACGTTCCTCGCGCATGCGCACCAGATCCTTCATGTGCAGGATTCCCGTGATGTTATCGATATCTTTTTCGTAAACGGGAAAACGCGTATGACCCGTTTTGGATGAAAGGACAAGAATTTCTTCCAGTTTTGCGTTTGCAGGAAAGCAAGACATTTC
Proteins encoded in this window:
- a CDS encoding cysteine synthase family protein encodes the protein MRYENALHTIGRTPLVRINRIWNSKEVEIWAKLEGANPMGSVKDRPALAIIEAAEKDGSLKKGMKILESSSGNTGIGLAMVGAVKGYSVMIVMPQKVSIERRQILRALGAEIVFTSEKGGSDEAWDIAEKLHRENPDQYFYTQQYSNLNNTLCHYHQTAMEIWEDMQGDVDVVAIGLGTCGTIMGVGMRLKELNPAIRVVALEPQRSHTQQGLRNMEDSRVPELMDWSKIDDKLVINDTDAFEYARRLASEEGIFAGISSGTALAGSIEVAKKMSHGKIVTIFPDRGEKYFSTPLFPR